One region of Raphanus sativus cultivar WK10039 unplaced genomic scaffold, ASM80110v3 Scaffold0289, whole genome shotgun sequence genomic DNA includes:
- the LOC130501792 gene encoding uncharacterized protein LOC130501792, with amino-acid sequence MAKIANLDFAPLTVRGDNYLQWALDVEISLGAKGLEHCIVPQNEATKKENSKTLMLIRHHIEESLKAQYLTLSDPYELWKELQMRYDHQKTLILPGATYEWIHLRIQDFKSVNEYNSAMFKIVSKLRLCGETVTDKQLLEKTFQTMSSSNLLLQQQYRQKGFKTYSELISCLLLAEQNNELLLKNSELRPPGSKPVPEANHTSNEPNDGAEANHVRYDPKGRGSSYGRGRGRKGHGRGRGQGGNSKGRNTPYDRPNQSNNGQGKGRGNGTSSKPQNPASSPCHRCGMMNHWAKNCRTAKHLVDLYQDSLKGKNPEAHMVYKDGEDDFDHDKDDLMDFETSDILTMLNDDPVE; translated from the coding sequence ATGGCCAAAATCGCAAATTTGGATTTTGCACCTCTAACTGTGAGGGGTGACAATTACCTACAATGGGCACTAGATGTCGAGATTTCTCTTGGAGCCAAAGGCCTAGAGCATTGTATTGTTCCTCAGAACGAAGCTACTAAGAAAGAGAACTCTAAGACCCTCATGCTCATCCGTCATCACATTGAGGAGAGCTTAAAAGCTCAGTACCTCACATTGAGTGATCCATACGAGTTATGGAAAGAGCTTCAGATGAGATATGATCACCAGAAGACCTTGATTCTTCCGGGTGCCACCTATGAGTGGATTCATCTCAGGATTCAAGACTTTAAGTCTGTGAATGAGTACAACTCAGCCATGTTTAAGATAGTCTCAAAACTGAGGCTATGCGGCGAGACTGTAACTGATAAGCAGTTGTTGgaaaagactttccagacaatgTCCTCAAGCAATTTGTTGCTTCAGCAACAATACAGACAGAAAGGTTTTAAGACCTATAGTGAGCTCATCTCATGTCTATTGCTTGCAGAACAGAACAACGAGCTGCTCTTGAAGAATAGTGAGCTTAGACCACCTGGATCTAAGCCTGTCCCTGAGGCAAATCATACCTCAAATGAGCCTAATGATGGTGCTGAAGCCAACCATGTCCGATATGACCCTAAGGGCCGCGGATCCTCATATGGAAGAGGACGTGGCCGTAAAGGTCATGGGCGAGGACGCGGACAAGGTGGCAACAGCAAAGGGCGTAACACCCCTTATGACCGTCCAAACCAGTCCAATAATGGACAAGGTAAAGGCAGAGGCAATGGGACTTCTTCAAAGCCACAAAATCCTGCAAGCTCACCTTGCCATAGATGCGGAATGATGAATCATTGGGCAAAGAATTGCCGCACAGCCAAGCATCTGGTCGACCTCTATCAAGATAGTCTTAAGGGCAAGAATCCGGAAGCACACATGGTGTACAAAGATGGTGAGGACGATTTTGATCATGACAAGGACGACCTCATGGATTTTGAGACTTCAGACATACTAACTATGCTGAATGATGATCCAGTTGAATGA